The following coding sequences are from one Salvia hispanica cultivar TCC Black 2014 chromosome 3, UniMelb_Shisp_WGS_1.0, whole genome shotgun sequence window:
- the LOC125212839 gene encoding protein PHYTOCHROME KINASE SUBSTRATE 3-like, with the protein METQDGSNGSLRVASFSCYLDKAKESLVHRVSAQDHNNMTIKFSAAAAASGLRVDSLSRASDHNLLFQVPAPVPDPTAAFSFSHQSAEIGVFGADRYFNTRKLQYPTAAAPPRRAATTSGSGSESESSVATSWNSQSTLLRSNQSIQLKQKKAAAAAVVTAARLFTGFNCRTPCFGNKSVQISEFVAAPAKNQLIEKIEESRRSIEVFGSSRKIRVSKGGNDVATNMERKLSMLTWDAIPVAGSSNLPTSTVGSSSGGGGGGGGGDGAESDGSSDLFEIEDVSGSIYSVLEGVDDDDDDDEPSCVMSPATSLYAPSEASIQWSVVTASAADFSSALSEFDSVSVTAAAAAKPRANSNQGQKSRPSHGLLGCKSVKAVDVANENVCVKVKNKTLIN; encoded by the coding sequence ATGGAGACTCAAGACGGCAGCAACGGTAGCCTCCGCGTTGCTTCATTCTCGTGCTACCTCGATAAAGCCAAGGAGAGCCTCGTCCACCGCGTCTCCGCCCAAGACCACAACAACATGACCATCAAattctccgccgccgccgccgccagcGGCCTCCGAGTCGACTCGCTCTCCCGCGCCTCCGACCACAACCTCCTCTTCCAAGTCCCCGCCCCCGTCCCGGACCCCACCGCCGCCTTCTCCTTCTCCCACCAATCCGCCGAGATCGGCGTCTTCGGCGCCGACCGCTACTTTAATACTAGGAAGCTTCAATACCCCACCGCCGCCGCACCCCCCCGCCGCGCCGCCACGACCTCGGGGTCAGGATCGGAGTCGGAATCGTCCGTTGCTACATCGTGGAACAGCCAATCCACTCTCCTCCGATCAAATCAATCGATTCAACTGAAGCAGAAGaaagccgccgccgccgccgtcgtcACCGCCGCCCGCCTCTTCACCGGATTCAACTGCAGAACCCCCTGCTTCGGCAATAAATCCGTCCAAATCAGCGAATTCGTCGCCGCTCCGGCTAAGAATCAGCTAATTGAGAAGATCGAAGAGTCGCGGCGATCAATTGAAGTCTTCGGATCGTCGCgcaaaattagggtttcaaAAGGGGGAAATGACGTGGCCACGAACATGGAGAGGAAACTGTCGATGCTGACGTGGGACGCGATTCCGGTGGCCGGGAGCAGCAACCTCCCGACCTCAACCGTCGGaagcagcagcggcggcggtggcggtggcggtggcggcgaTGGCGCGGAGAGCGACGGCAGCTCGGATTTGTTCGAGATCGAGGACGTTTCCGGAAGCATCTACTCGGTTCTAGAAGGCGtggacgacgacgacgacgacgacgagcCGAGCTGTGTGATGAGCCCCGCCACGTCGCTGTACGCGCCGAGCGAGGCCTCCATCCAGTGGAGCGTCGTCACCGCCAGCGCGGCTGATTTCTCATCCGCGCTGTCGGAGTTCGACAGCGTCAGTGTCACCGCCGCTGCGGCGGCGAAACCGAGGGCTAATAGCAACCAAGGGCAGAAGAGTAGGCCTTCTCATGGATTGCTAGGGTGCAAGAGTGTTAAAGCTGTGGATGTTGCTAATGAGAATGTGTGTGTTAAGGTTAAgaacaaaaccctaattaattag